In the Pleurodeles waltl isolate 20211129_DDA chromosome 3_1, aPleWal1.hap1.20221129, whole genome shotgun sequence genome, ccatccctttgtggtcagtcggtacaggtcctgacggacaatactaccacgatgtggtacataaacaaacagggaggagtagggtcgtaccttctctgcagagaagctcttcggctatggtcctgggcaaaggaccatcagatttgcttggtggcaaatcatctggccggggtcttgaatgtacatgcggacagtctcagtcgccaattctcggcagaccacgagtggcgtctccatccagatcaagtctgtttaatcttccagatgtgggggtttcctcggatagatctgtttgccactcgggagaacgcgcattgcccgttattctgcagcctccagtatccgatgcagggagcgttgggggacgcgtttcagataacctggtgcgaccagttgctttacgcgtttccccccatacccttgattcctcgagtgttgaggaaaattcgccaagaccgggcccaagtcatcttaatagctccggattggccaaggagggtatggtactccgaccttctccaactctcactgtgccctccgctccgtctccctctcagggcagacctcctctcgcagtcgcaggggcaggttttacaccccaacctccagagtctgcacctacatgcttggagattgaacggggcaacctgagttccttctctctcccgcctgatgtagtggatgttatcttagcggccaggcgacactccactaaatctatctacgctaataggtggtctaaatttgttatgtggtgtggagagagacagattgatcccttacatgctcatctgtcacatgttttgtcttttgcactgtctctagcgcagaaaggttgtgcagtagctaccattaagggttatttgtcggccttgtcagccttcatttgtcttccagaccaaccatcgttatttaaatcccctattgttctcagattcttgaaaggtcttctgaatcaatatcctccaaaaccattcgttatgcctcaatgggatttgtccttggtcctgactttccttatggggtccccttttgagcctatgcattcttgccccttaagatatttggttattaaaacagtattcctggtagctataacatctgcaaggagagtgagtgagttgcaggccttatcggttaaacccccttatataacgttttatggggataaggtggtgttgaggaccaaggctgctttccttccgaaggttgtttcacccttccatttggctcagacaatcactttgtccacgttttatcctccgcctcatccttcaaaggaggaagaaagactacatcgcctggacccaaaaagggcgttgagcttctatatcgacagaatgaaggatatcaggctggaggatcagctgtttgtcggatacgtgggcaagaggagaggaaaggcagtccacaagagaacactctccaggtgggttgttctttgcattaaaatctgttactctttggcaaagaaggatccgcctgagggcattagagctcactccaccagagctaagtcggcctcttcggccttggccaggggtgttcctgtggttgacatctgcaaggccgcaacttggtcgtcccttcacacttttgtgaaacattactgtttggactctgaggtcagaagggacggtcattttgcacggtcagtgctgcaggatttcttggtttgaccatttaggcacccaccgccgggcgtggtactgctttgggactctattcatcaggtgaggaatccacaggtagttgtatccatcagaagaacgagttacttaccttcggtaacgacttttctggtggatacattagctacctgtggattcctcacggtcccacccgcctccccgttgcctttttggtctctccaagcaatccttgagtgtgctccttttggtcttcaaagttgcaatacattttgcatgtatgatatttgtatatatgtgtatatttatatataaatctatatgtatattgggtatatacatgattcgtatgtataaatatatttatttgtttaaaaaaaaaaaaaaaaaaaaaaaaaagttatattaaatctacagctattttattgcaatgttgtgtgatttacaatattaagagatgttgatttgctctttcattgcattgggttattattattattctcatgcacgtaaaaaatgttggtactgtcatcggcacgtcggcgaggacttcttattgcctgtatgacgtcagacggcgtcgcgtgggctagagtgacgtcctcgtcgacgtgcagagactagtaagaagatttccgtcaaatgctggcgccatgggagtattcatcaggtgaggaatccacaggtagctaatgtatccaccagaaaagtcgttaccgaaggtaagtaactcgttcgttttgcctagcagggtgacACATTAAGTAACAGtggctattccactctacagcaggTCCTGGGAGTTAACATCATGGAGCAGTAGATGTTTTTTTGTATCAGGCCTGTAGATTTATTGAGAGTGGACAAGTCTATTTGCAGCAGCACTGGGAAATCACTCGTCATGGGCAGTAAACATACCTGTACTGGAACACTAGAAGTAAGATAATGGGCAGTGGGTAATTTCTATCCCTGGGACGGGTTGTCATGAGACTTTTGACATTTCATTGGACTAGGAGGTGCCCCTTCACGAGATTAATGCTAAATTACTGTGTTGGGGTCCTTTGTGCTGACTGATAAAGCATTGAACATATTGCTGTTCTGTGGCCCTGGGGGCGGATGCTTCCTCTCTTGAGCTTGATGCAATGTATTCTCTCTTCCACAGGTGCTGTTTAATGCCATCATCCCAGATCACGCCGCAGACGCCTTCTCCCCCCCGCGCCTTTGCGAGCCGGGCCTCGGCGATCACCTGGTGGAGTGGCTTCTGGGCGGCTTCACGCGCTGGGATGCGGAGCATTTCCTTTTCATTGCAGAACACGGGTACCTGTTCGAACACAACTTTGCCTTCTTTCCCCTCTACCCACTGAGCGTACGGGCGGTTGCCCAGTTGCTCCTGTGGCCTCTCCAGGACCTCCTGTGCCTCCGCAGTCGCCTGATCCTCGTGGCTGTGTCTTTGAACTGTTTCCTCGCCTCCCTGGCTGCGGCCGTTCTCTACCGCCTCGGCTGTGTGGTGCTTCAGTGCCGTCGAACCGCCTTCCTCTCCGCCATGCTCTTCGCCCTCACTCCTGCCAATGTCTTCATGGCTGCTGCATACTCCGAAAGCTTCTTCGCCTTCCTCACCTTCAGTGCCATGTGGAAACTGGAAAAAAGGGAGAGCTGGCTTAGCTGCCTGCTTTTTTCCCTGGCCACTGGGGTGCGCTCTAATGGGGTAATCAATGCCGGCTTCATTATTTATTCACAATGCAAGCAAATCGTGTCCGTGCTTCGCGTGGGACCTCCGTCCCTGGGCAGGCTCCCTTCGGTACTGAGGCTGCTGTGCAGGGCTGCCGTCTCCACGGCGCTCTCATGCCTTGTCATCGTACTGCCCTTCACCCTGTTTCAGTACTACGCCTACATGACCTTTTGCGAGCCTGACCCCGGCCCTGAACAGGCAGTTCCAAGACCTCTGATTCAGCTCGCTCTTGATAGGGGATACCGCATGGCTGAGGTGAACGGGACCCTGCCAGGGTGGTGCGCCTACAAGTACCCTTTAGTCTATTCGTACATTCAGGATGTGTACTGGAATGTGGGATTCCTACGCTACTTTGATGCCAGGCAGCTCCCCAACTTCCTGCTTGCAATGCCGGTCATCCTTCTGAGTGTGTGTGCGGCTTGGGGATACGTGGCTGCTCTTCCGTGGTACTGTGCAAGACTCGGACTCCTGAGGAACCGGGATGCTAAGGACTCTGAGACTGCCTCTGTGGGGTTTCACAGCCCCaggctctttgtgtacattgtgcacAGCTCTGCACTGCTGCTCTTCGGACTCCTGTGTATGCATGTACAGGTAAGAGGGTCGGGGACCAGGGTGGAAATAAGGAACTGGTAGATCTGTTGGACAGGCACCACCACAGTGGTACTTGACCTGGCATATGTACTACAAATGTCTTACACTTGTGGAGTGCATAACAAATTGTATGTCTGTTACAGGAGCTGTTGTATATCAGATGAGCTACAAAGTCATGCCTTCTAGTGTTCGGTGCAGatatttgcaagttgtttttcttcaaaatataAGTTTCAGTTTCAAGTTAGCTTGTGATCCTTCCCCGAAACCCACAATATACCAGGACAAAGACCCCTACCTCAGATTGATTTTTTTTCTACTTTTGGTTTCGGACATACTCTTCGACCAACGGGACTGCTGAGCTTCAATCCACTTAAGGTCGACTCCAGTGATCAGAATCGTCAGCTACAGTATCGAAATACTCATTTTTCAGCAATGCCTCTTCAAATTCTACCAGGAAAAGAGGGATTCTGTAATTGCCAGATCGTATGAGAACGACTTGTGGGGGAGTGGGTTATAGAGAATAGACACATCCAGTTTCGCCCTGAGGGCAGTTCTAAATTTCTTTAGTTAGACCTATTCTGAGGCAAACTTTGCTTGCCTCAGAATAGGACTCAACCTGTCCGACCTGCAGgcctttaaaaatgaaaaaacaatccGCTGTAGGAGAGAGCGCTGGTTGGCGCATTATGAAATGCAGCGTCACAACCCTACTGAGTCGGCGTTGGTCTTTGGACCCAAAAACCTCAAAGAGGACTTACTGTGGAGGGGAAAGCCGGTCTGGAACAGGTCAAGCGAACCAATTCATGAAACAAGCTCCTCAGATGCTTCCAACGTTGACTTCAGAACTGGTTCCGAGACAACTTTCAACTCCAGGGTCAATGTTGAGCAACATAAGCCCAGCTGTTGAGCATCCAGAGGAGCCTTGAAAGGTACCTTTCAGGCAATGGAAACTTCACATCCACCCAAACTATGGAAGGATTCTGGCTCGACCACTACAATACAAGACAGACCCTACACTTCTCATGAAGAGGAAACTCCACTTTGAGGAGGCTATTTCAGAGGTGCTCTAAATTTACCCTAATTTGTAAAAACACGGGTAGCAACACATTACCCAGCTCCACCGCCTCCACTGAACCTTATTCTCCCACCAC is a window encoding:
- the PIGV gene encoding GPI mannosyltransferase 2 isoform X1 — encoded protein: MELMKDPFLREVLWFSGCCRALTFLLQVLFNAIIPDHAADAFSPPRLCEPGLGDHLVEWLLGGFTRWDAEHFLFIAEHGYLFEHNFAFFPLYPLSVRAVAQLLLWPLQDLLCLRSRLILVAVSLNCFLASLAAAVLYRLGCVVLQCRRTAFLSAMLFALTPANVFMAAAYSESFFAFLTFSAMWKLEKRESWLSCLLFSLATGVRSNGVINAGFIIYSQCKQIVSVLRVGPPSLGRLPSVLRLLCRAAVSTALSCLVIVLPFTLFQYYAYMTFCEPDPGPEQAVPRPLIQLALDRGYRMAEVNGTLPGWCAYKYPLVYSYIQDVYWNVGFLRYFDARQLPNFLLAMPVILLSVCAAWGYVAALPWYCARLGLLRNRDAKDSETASVGFHSPRLFVYIVHSSALLLFGLLCMHVQVLTRFLGSSSPVLYWFAAHLLEAEPVLWGPSPGTIQNDLPGEEMSRKPALHLLSTPPRAVVVKNPVVNLLLGWRRWNAVTKAVMSYFLCYWLMGLVLFCNFLPWT
- the PIGV gene encoding GPI mannosyltransferase 2 isoform X2; its protein translation is MFRISNGQVVTVLFNAIIPDHAADAFSPPRLCEPGLGDHLVEWLLGGFTRWDAEHFLFIAEHGYLFEHNFAFFPLYPLSVRAVAQLLLWPLQDLLCLRSRLILVAVSLNCFLASLAAAVLYRLGCVVLQCRRTAFLSAMLFALTPANVFMAAAYSESFFAFLTFSAMWKLEKRESWLSCLLFSLATGVRSNGVINAGFIIYSQCKQIVSVLRVGPPSLGRLPSVLRLLCRAAVSTALSCLVIVLPFTLFQYYAYMTFCEPDPGPEQAVPRPLIQLALDRGYRMAEVNGTLPGWCAYKYPLVYSYIQDVYWNVGFLRYFDARQLPNFLLAMPVILLSVCAAWGYVAALPWYCARLGLLRNRDAKDSETASVGFHSPRLFVYIVHSSALLLFGLLCMHVQVLTRFLGSSSPVLYWFAAHLLEAEPVLWGPSPGTIQNDLPGEEMSRKPALHLLSTPPRAVVVKNPVVNLLLGWRRWNAVTKAVMSYFLCYWLMGLVLFCNFLPWT